Proteins found in one Paenibacillus borealis genomic segment:
- a CDS encoding 4'-phosphopantetheinyl transferase family protein: MLYTTFARQYEPFLSSTVRKISFELEGPEERYGLKLSVVSLPPEDGPLDYLSAAEKEQYFGFKYPRRRNSYLLGKLAAKMAVAEEQDDLSEIRVDHGILCQPMVAGRDRKITITHCDTLGAAVDYDPRLLIGVDMELVDEKAMDALRRITSKEEEGLMVGLEPPLAPPLFLTLLWTAKEAMSKVLQTGFTVPTELFEIKTCARSGQSVISQFKNFPQFKAISILRREYVFTIVLPAKAMTDSSEARFLQCLQEMLPY, encoded by the coding sequence ATGCTGTATACAACCTTCGCAAGGCAATACGAACCGTTTCTCTCCAGCACGGTAAGAAAAATCAGCTTTGAGCTGGAAGGCCCGGAAGAACGCTATGGGCTGAAGCTGAGTGTGGTTTCCCTGCCGCCGGAGGACGGGCCTCTTGATTATCTGAGCGCGGCGGAGAAGGAGCAATACTTCGGCTTCAAATACCCCAGACGCCGCAACAGCTATCTGCTCGGCAAGCTGGCCGCCAAAATGGCCGTGGCCGAGGAACAGGACGATCTGTCCGAAATAAGGGTTGATCACGGGATTCTATGCCAGCCGATGGTGGCCGGAAGGGACCGGAAGATTACCATTACCCATTGCGACACTCTTGGAGCGGCGGTTGATTATGACCCGCGTCTTCTGATTGGCGTTGACATGGAGCTGGTGGATGAGAAGGCTATGGATGCGTTAAGAAGAATTACCTCCAAGGAGGAAGAGGGGCTGATGGTAGGACTTGAACCGCCGCTTGCACCGCCGCTCTTCCTGACTCTGCTCTGGACGGCCAAGGAAGCGATGTCCAAAGTGCTTCAGACCGGCTTCACCGTTCCCACCGAGCTGTTCGAAATCAAAACGTGTGCCCGCAGCGGACAGAGTGTGATCAGCCAGTTCAAGAATTTCCCGCAATTCAAGGCTATATCCATTCTGCGCCGCGAATATGTTTTTACCATTGTGCTTCCGGCCAAGGCCATGACCGACAGCTCGGAAGCCCGGTTTTTGCAATGTCTGCAAGAGATGCTGCCGTATTAA
- a CDS encoding electron transfer flavoprotein subunit beta/FixA family protein produces MEIAVCVKQVPIAHMGQAMNPADVFALEEALRIRERNGGSVTAVSMGADSAAKILRSCIALGADAGVLLTDRLFAGGDTLATATVLARGLGLTGKPDLIICGTHSTDGETAQVGPALAEKLGVAHTTHVLEILALDEQHITCKRMTETGYEIVQLTLPALITVHKGINQPRMATVKGILNANRCEITRLSAQDLNLDKQACGLAGSPTRVVETRNAADRQEPFTVSGRSLQEQIAEIAQLLTDKNVSRV; encoded by the coding sequence TTGGAAATAGCCGTATGTGTCAAGCAGGTGCCGATTGCTCACATGGGGCAGGCTATGAACCCGGCGGATGTCTTTGCCCTGGAAGAGGCACTGCGGATCAGGGAGCGCAATGGCGGGAGCGTAACCGCTGTAAGTATGGGGGCAGATTCCGCAGCCAAAATCTTGCGGAGCTGCATCGCACTTGGAGCGGATGCAGGCGTGCTGTTGACCGACAGGCTGTTCGCGGGTGGAGATACGCTGGCTACGGCCACCGTGCTCGCCCGGGGACTCGGGCTAACGGGCAAGCCGGATCTGATTATATGCGGCACACACTCGACTGACGGGGAGACCGCCCAGGTCGGTCCCGCCCTGGCGGAGAAGCTGGGCGTTGCGCACACCACGCATGTGCTGGAAATTCTCGCCCTGGATGAACAGCACATCACCTGCAAGCGGATGACGGAGACCGGCTATGAAATTGTGCAGCTAACCCTCCCGGCCCTGATTACGGTGCATAAAGGCATCAATCAGCCGCGGATGGCTACCGTTAAGGGGATTCTGAATGCTAACCGGTGTGAAATCACCAGGCTGTCTGCTCAGGACCTTAACCTGGACAAGCAGGCTTGTGGGCTTGCCGGTTCGCCGACCCGCGTAGTGGAAACACGTAATGCGGCGGACCGGCAGGAGCCCTTTACCGTCAGCGGCAGGAGCCTGCAGGAGCAAATTGCAGAGATAGCGCAGCTTTTGACAGATAAGAATGTGTCACGGGTATAA
- a CDS encoding enoyl-CoA hydratase-related protein, translating into MDYRSIAVSHLGEGLYSIRMNRPEHKNSITASLVSELQHALGMLEELSACRVIVLEGTGGYFCTGMNFQAFTDEGAGEPGDAAAPPSVDFMQTMKRIGELSKMVIAKIDGQVLAGGVGLMAACDYVVATPRSTFALPEAIWGLVPALVSPYLIRRTGYWQAYKMTLTTLPMSSNEALQCRLADEVAADPDASILRLYRRISRITPQTVREIKSYFRQMWIINETMEHAAVAEIDKLTASAEIRENIQNYVRYKRFPWEKE; encoded by the coding sequence ATGGACTATCGCTCCATTGCCGTAAGTCACTTGGGCGAAGGGCTGTACAGCATCCGGATGAACCGTCCGGAACACAAGAACAGCATCACCGCCTCCCTGGTGTCAGAGCTGCAGCACGCCTTAGGGATGCTGGAGGAGCTGAGCGCCTGCCGGGTGATTGTCCTTGAAGGCACTGGCGGTTATTTCTGTACCGGGATGAACTTTCAGGCGTTCACGGACGAGGGTGCCGGAGAACCCGGGGATGCTGCGGCACCACCTTCCGTAGACTTTATGCAGACAATGAAACGGATTGGCGAACTGTCCAAAATGGTGATTGCCAAGATAGACGGGCAGGTGCTTGCCGGTGGTGTCGGACTTATGGCTGCCTGTGATTATGTGGTCGCCACGCCGCGCTCCACCTTTGCCCTGCCCGAAGCGATCTGGGGGCTTGTTCCCGCACTTGTCAGTCCTTATCTGATCCGGCGGACCGGGTATTGGCAGGCGTACAAGATGACCTTGACCACGCTGCCCATGTCCTCAAATGAAGCACTGCAGTGCAGGCTAGCCGATGAAGTGGCCGCTGATCCGGATGCCAGCATTCTGCGGCTGTACCGGAGAATCAGCCGGATCACGCCGCAGACAGTCAGGGAGATCAAGAGCTATTTCCGGCAAATGTGGATTATTAACGAAACGATGGAGCATGCCGCCGTGGCGGAGATCGACAAGCTGACCGCTTCTGCAGAAATCAGGGAGAACATTCAGAATTATGTGCGGTACAAAAGATTTCCTTGGGAAAAAGAATAG
- a CDS encoding class I adenylate-forming enzyme family protein, which produces MIQYERLTIDCVLDTLQRDFPDKPAVVFEQETVTFAQLYDYSITIAGNLLDLGIKKNDKVAVLLPNSLEYLYVYFALFKIGAWIVPVSTRYEPDEIRRILDNSDAETIIYQDRLGIFNYEEILLSELRPELPMIRNYIVLGDEPAAGSLSFAGLLKPLTVPFQDRQLEAIDPEDIAILGYTSGTTGHPKGVMITHRNLVATSYYGGQLLDIHDDIGFSIAPLYAAQGFNAVLVYFVSCITMKWISNFNPNDILTHVAKNGINLFHTQPTMWSLILAMPYCKPGLFKELRKVVVSGSLCTPYLARSIEETTRCTLINAYGIIEATGLVTMTRLDDPPEVRLNTVGRPIEGFEVKIVDGERKELPKGEIGELAIWGYLMKGYYKNEAKTREVIDEEGWLYTGDLACYYKDGVNICIAGRIKDMVIRGGFNVYPVDIEECVLNMDKVEDVSVVGEPDEILGEALAAFVIPRPGVQLTEGEIKAYCRGKIANYKVPDRVHLVSQLPVLESGKVQKNILRSWAVEGIPAESQFLLNDTIVRGMAGEL; this is translated from the coding sequence ATGATCCAATATGAACGTTTGACCATTGACTGCGTGCTGGACACATTACAAAGGGATTTTCCGGACAAGCCTGCGGTGGTGTTCGAGCAGGAGACTGTCACCTTCGCGCAGCTGTATGACTATTCCATCACCATTGCCGGCAATCTGCTGGACCTTGGGATTAAGAAGAACGATAAGGTGGCCGTGCTGCTGCCCAACAGTCTGGAATATCTGTACGTCTACTTCGCCCTGTTCAAAATCGGCGCCTGGATTGTTCCCGTCAGCACGCGTTATGAGCCGGATGAGATCCGGCGGATTCTGGATAATTCCGATGCGGAGACGATCATTTATCAGGACCGGCTGGGCATTTTTAATTATGAGGAGATTCTCTTGTCTGAGCTTCGGCCCGAACTGCCTATGATCCGCAATTATATCGTGCTTGGCGATGAGCCTGCGGCGGGCAGCCTGTCTTTTGCCGGGCTGCTGAAGCCGCTGACGGTCCCTTTTCAGGACAGGCAGCTTGAAGCTATTGATCCTGAGGATATTGCGATTCTGGGCTATACCTCTGGTACCACAGGCCACCCCAAGGGCGTGATGATCACGCACCGCAATCTGGTGGCAACCTCTTATTATGGCGGACAGCTGCTGGATATTCACGATGATATCGGCTTCTCGATTGCTCCTCTCTATGCGGCGCAGGGCTTTAATGCCGTGCTGGTCTACTTCGTGTCCTGTATTACGATGAAATGGATCTCCAACTTCAACCCGAATGATATTCTGACCCATGTCGCCAAAAACGGCATCAACCTCTTCCACACCCAGCCGACAATGTGGAGTCTCATCCTGGCCATGCCTTACTGCAAGCCCGGGCTGTTCAAGGAACTGCGCAAGGTTGTGGTCTCCGGTTCCCTCTGTACCCCGTATTTAGCCCGCTCCATTGAGGAAACGACCCGCTGCACGCTAATCAATGCCTACGGCATTATTGAAGCTACGGGTCTGGTCACAATGACCCGGCTGGATGATCCGCCGGAGGTCCGGCTCAATACAGTCGGCAGGCCGATTGAGGGCTTCGAGGTCAAGATTGTGGACGGGGAACGCAAGGAGCTGCCGAAGGGCGAGATCGGGGAACTGGCGATCTGGGGCTATCTGATGAAGGGTTATTACAAGAACGAAGCCAAGACGCGTGAGGTGATTGATGAGGAAGGCTGGCTGTACACCGGGGATTTGGCCTGCTATTACAAGGACGGGGTCAATATTTGCATTGCCGGCCGCATCAAGGATATGGTCATCCGCGGCGGCTTCAATGTCTACCCGGTAGATATTGAAGAATGTGTGCTGAACATGGACAAGGTCGAGGATGTATCGGTTGTCGGGGAGCCGGACGAGATTCTGGGCGAGGCGCTGGCCGCTTTTGTGATCCCAAGGCCCGGAGTACAGCTTACCGAAGGCGAGATCAAAGCCTATTGCCGCGGCAAAATCGCGAACTATAAGGTCCCGGACCGGGTACATCTCGTCTCCCAGCTGCCAGTGCTCGAATCTGGGAAGGTACAGAAGAATATTCTCCGAAGTTGGGCCGTTGAAGGAATTCCGGCGGAAAGCCAATTTTTACTCAATGACACCATCGTCAGAGGCATGGCCGGAGAGCTATAA
- a CDS encoding flavodoxin domain-containing protein, whose product MKSLVLYTSVYGSTKQYAEWIAEELGADLADIDVFDIKQAGQYDTVIIGTYVRVQKLVIADYLKKVWDQLQHKKVILFSVSKTPVQSEASIKNYNKSIPEKIRAGLKYFPLEGRFNFEQLADKDKTMMKVGQKMTRLFMGKEMAEEMVRNCDDVRKENISPILQELRQLT is encoded by the coding sequence ATGAAAAGTCTCGTCCTTTACACAAGCGTCTATGGAAGTACGAAGCAGTATGCGGAATGGATCGCGGAGGAGCTTGGAGCCGATCTCGCGGACATCGACGTCTTTGACATTAAGCAGGCAGGCCAGTATGACACAGTCATTATAGGTACCTATGTCCGGGTTCAGAAGCTGGTCATCGCCGACTATCTGAAGAAAGTCTGGGATCAGCTGCAGCATAAGAAGGTCATCCTCTTCTCCGTCTCCAAAACACCAGTGCAAAGCGAAGCCTCCATTAAAAACTACAATAAAAGCATCCCCGAAAAAATCCGTGCCGGGCTGAAATACTTCCCGCTGGAAGGCCGGTTTAACTTTGAACAGCTCGCCGACAAGGACAAAACCATGATGAAAGTCGGCCAGAAAATGACCCGGCTGTTCATGGGCAAGGAAATGGCGGAAGAAATGGTCAGAAACTGCGACGATGTGCGCAAGGAAAATATTTCGCCGATTCTCCAGGAGCTGCGCCAGCTCACATGA
- a CDS encoding 3-oxoacyl-ACP synthase III family protein has translation MLNLSISALSYYIPKGRMTNGEIVDLFAEKYFRHLPKDDLEQLVYGSKRKLDFLEITTRSCSADYREESSVQMAVKVSQEAIGKAGITASDIDLLLFVGVCNPFREPSYAIILAHELGMTRGNYYDINDTCNGFLKAMELSSLYISSGKYRNILVVTSENPLELLEASNYAGKVGSLEEADYKMNLLFAGAGAAAMLLSADTGEKSIQYYGEQRNHADWELSLYVSPKIHMPAPRFEGMDFMSWADGRGIAANVIRDMPGFVYEFLDEHGLRKDNIDYIFSHQLGRNITNSLLNKLEVKTDKVFPVNTFPENGNMGSANIPAGLAIAEEQGLLHKGDSILLLGSACGLTYAAAYLIW, from the coding sequence ATGTTGAATCTGTCTATAAGCGCTTTATCGTATTACATCCCCAAGGGGCGGATGACTAACGGGGAGATCGTAGATTTGTTCGCGGAGAAATATTTCCGCCATCTGCCGAAGGATGATCTGGAGCAGCTGGTATACGGCAGCAAGCGCAAGCTCGATTTCCTGGAGATCACGACCCGGTCCTGCTCAGCGGACTACCGGGAGGAGAGCTCTGTGCAGATGGCTGTTAAGGTCTCGCAGGAAGCGATCGGCAAAGCGGGCATCACAGCAAGCGACATTGATCTGCTGCTGTTCGTGGGGGTGTGTAATCCCTTCCGCGAGCCGTCTTACGCGATTATCCTGGCGCATGAGCTGGGAATGACCCGGGGTAATTATTATGACATCAACGATACCTGCAACGGGTTCCTGAAAGCGATGGAGCTGTCCAGCCTCTACATTTCTTCAGGCAAGTACCGCAATATCCTCGTTGTAACCAGTGAGAATCCGCTGGAGCTGCTGGAGGCTTCCAATTATGCAGGCAAGGTCGGCAGCCTGGAAGAAGCGGATTACAAAATGAATCTGCTGTTTGCGGGCGCCGGAGCCGCCGCCATGCTGCTGAGTGCCGATACTGGCGAGAAGTCCATCCAGTACTACGGGGAGCAGAGAAATCATGCGGATTGGGAGCTGTCGCTCTATGTATCGCCCAAAATCCACATGCCGGCACCAAGGTTCGAGGGAATGGATTTCATGAGCTGGGCGGACGGGCGCGGGATTGCCGCCAATGTCATCCGCGATATGCCCGGCTTTGTCTATGAATTCCTGGACGAGCATGGACTGCGCAAGGACAACATCGATTATATCTTCTCCCATCAGCTGGGCCGCAATATTACCAACTCGCTGCTGAACAAGCTGGAGGTCAAGACGGACAAAGTATTCCCCGTCAATACCTTCCCCGAGAACGGCAACATGGGCAGCGCCAATATTCCCGCCGGACTGGCGATCGCCGAGGAGCAGGGGCTGCTGCATAAGGGGGACTCGATCCTGCTGCTGGGCAGTGCCTGCGGCTTGACCTATGCGGCGGCGTACCTCATATGGTAA
- a CDS encoding electron transfer flavoprotein subunit alpha/FixB family protein produces the protein MPIQSLRAREYEGLMIIGNHADGRLDPAVYELLGSARELNRKLQTDIAVVLIGSGTSAYAASCISHGADTVYVLDQPGLSPLSEEVHTELLHQLVLEAKPEILLLSSTIHSKSIAARLAARLNTGLTADCTELDIDLPSRVLLQIRPAREGALMATICCPEARPQMATVRPGAMSPCEPDPCRTGRIIHPQLQLPSVLRTSILEVIRSREVSGSAASDIIVAAGRGVCSKEGLDLVRELAACLGAELGATRPVIDQGWLDYSRQIGLTGRNVSGRIYIAIGISGAVQHTVGIRRMDTVIAINRDRTAPILGLAAHGIVADLFEAVPLLIDQVRQNITVGR, from the coding sequence ATGCCGATTCAGAGCCTGCGGGCCAGAGAATATGAGGGACTCATGATTATAGGCAATCACGCGGACGGACGGCTGGACCCGGCTGTATATGAGCTGCTGGGCTCAGCCCGTGAGCTGAACCGGAAACTGCAGACGGACATTGCCGTCGTGCTTATCGGAAGCGGTACATCAGCCTATGCGGCTTCCTGCATCAGTCATGGCGCGGACACCGTCTATGTGCTCGATCAGCCCGGCCTCAGTCCGCTGAGCGAAGAGGTTCATACGGAGCTGCTGCATCAGCTGGTATTGGAGGCTAAACCGGAAATCCTGCTGCTTTCCTCCACTATACATAGCAAATCCATCGCCGCTAGATTAGCTGCAAGGCTTAACACCGGCTTAACTGCGGATTGCACAGAGCTTGACATTGATCTGCCTAGCCGGGTGCTGCTGCAGATCCGGCCAGCCCGGGAAGGGGCGTTAATGGCGACCATTTGCTGCCCGGAGGCCAGACCGCAAATGGCGACAGTCCGGCCCGGGGCCATGTCCCCTTGCGAACCCGATCCGTGCCGGACCGGACGGATTATTCATCCGCAGCTACAGCTTCCATCCGTGCTACGCACCTCTATCCTTGAGGTGATCCGAAGCAGAGAAGTTTCGGGCTCCGCCGCTTCAGATATAATCGTTGCCGCAGGGCGGGGCGTGTGCAGCAAGGAAGGGCTGGATCTGGTCAGAGAGCTTGCTGCATGCCTAGGGGCAGAGCTGGGTGCAACAAGACCCGTGATCGACCAGGGCTGGCTGGATTATTCCCGGCAGATTGGCTTAACAGGCCGGAATGTAAGCGGCAGAATCTATATCGCCATCGGTATTTCGGGAGCGGTTCAGCACACTGTAGGCATCCGCAGGATGGATACCGTGATTGCCATCAACAGGGACCGGACAGCGCCTATTTTGGGACTGGCTGCGCATGGCATTGTTGCCGATCTGTTCGAGGCCGTGCCGCTCCTGATTGACCAGGTTAGACAAAACATAACAGTAGGCAGGTGA
- a CDS encoding acyl carrier protein → MEERISFAQFQGIFSEYLGIEASRLTPEVNLLLELGVDSLSLVNVMLRLEREYQVMFNPEDRVMTRTLGEAYELFDKYRSLGEEAQTSG, encoded by the coding sequence ATGGAAGAACGGATAAGCTTTGCGCAGTTCCAGGGCATCTTTTCGGAATATTTGGGAATTGAAGCTTCCCGGCTGACCCCGGAGGTCAATCTGCTGCTGGAGCTGGGGGTCGATTCCTTATCTTTGGTCAACGTGATGCTAAGGCTGGAAAGAGAGTACCAGGTCATGTTCAATCCCGAAGACCGGGTAATGACCCGGACACTGGGCGAAGCCTATGAGCTGTTTGACAAATATAGAAGTTTGGGCGAGGAAGCGCAGACCAGCGGTTAA